In a genomic window of Octopus sinensis linkage group LG16, ASM634580v1, whole genome shotgun sequence:
- the LOC115220458 gene encoding protein PRQFV-amide-like isoform X44, with translation MRIYLSVYIVVILSASVWGQVKNGHLIDKQDPDTMLLGNRNDEHHLYVDKRDPDPMFIDKRDPDPFFVGKRDPDPFFVGKRDLDPFFVGKRDQDPFFVGKRGRDHLFVGRRVPDPFFVGKKDPDTSFVGKRDPDPIFVGKRDPNTLYIRKRNPDPFSVGKRDPDPFFVGKRDPDPFFVGKRHSEPFFLGKRDSDPLFVGKRDPDPFFVGKRDSDPFFVGKRNPDPMFVGKRDEDPMFVGKRSEYPLSVENSLHRLFVNKRRTEENPLLASIQVPLFRRKQNYHDQKLETPLFVGKRDDDPLFVGKRDDDPLFVGKRGYINQLPTHDYLDQDISNKPGDPIYDDNVIYTGKPFHGEPLFGGKQYPDHTFLNKPDDPIIISKRVHYDSVSAGKRQNDHPLFPRKRNSRSVYTNIHEPDLIFRSLRNNDTFLTGKQKPASFPSAFVAPFSRETVFGRKREQDPMFVGKREENPMFVGKREDDPVFVGKREDPMFVGKRGKEPMFVGKRDEDPMFVGKREKEPMIVGKREDPMFIGKRGKEPMFVGKRNPRFVGKRDDPMFVGKREKNPMFVRKREDPMFIGRREEDPVFVGKREEDPVFVGKRGVDPMFVGKRGEDPMFVGKRESHMFVGKREKEPMFVGKREDPMFVGKRRDPMFVGKREDPMFVGKREDPMFVGKREDPMFVGKREDPMFIGKREDPMFVGKREEPMFVGKREDPMFIGKREDPMFVGKREEPMFIGKREDPMFVGKREDPMFIGKKEDPMFVGKREDPMFVGKREDPMFIGKKEDPMFVGKREDPMFIGKRQEPMFVGKREDPMFVGKREEPMFVGKREDPMFVGKREDPMFVGKREDPMFVGKREDPMFIGKREDPMFVGKREDPMFIGKREEPMFVGKREDPMFVGKREDPMFIGKREDPMFVGKREDPMFIGKREEPMFVGKRENPMFVGKRDDPLFDGKREDPMFVGKRENPMFVGKREKNPLFVGKREHITELLSKGGFSGTHSGNRPYQYVIGKSKYNPGLVRKRKLRLMNLVTHNKNSLKVDHQVSKDKRELESVTRNKPIFRRNEESSADKISRSRSNFLLGIKRYPGPSFVSKTIKYPQSRYTLLSDKRDEDPLFVGKRIVGRNYLTANRKFAAKRRQKFKRTAAKPSNTISLHKRNFSHTMLVKRYLGIQDPSSPVIELPNAHNPSNSVKPSKKLSKKNLHMPLNVLYTLPMKSDSINNFKDTNRTDYGEQNSLGLSKTDLTSKVISRRSSSQPSSHKFKEGKINAVRVNKGKIENPYEKHADTLSHSGDAIENSQRLMSSTAKEDNHGDKTDLRDVEIPVR, from the exons ATAAACAGGATCCGGACACAATGTTGTTAGGTAATCGGAACGACGAACATCATTTATATGTTGATAAACGAGATCCAGACCCCATGTTTATAGATAAAAGGGATCCAGATCCTTTTTTTGTAGGAAAACGGGACCCAGATCCATTTTTTGTGGGAAAACGGGACCTAGATCCATTTTTTGTGGGGAAAAGGGATCAAGATCCTTTTTTTGTAGGAAAACGGGGTCGGGACCACCTTTTTGTTGGTAGACGGGTTCCAGATCCATTCTTTGTAGGTAAAAAGGATCCAGACACTTCATTTGTCGGTAAACGGGATCCAGACCCCATCTTCGTTGGTAAAAGGGATCCAAACACTTTATATATAAGGAAGAGAAATCCTGACCCTTTTTCTGTAGGTAAAAGAGACCCAGACCCTTTCTTTGTTGGTAAACGAGACCCAGATCCGTTTTTTGTAGGTAAACGACATTCAGAACCCTTTTTTCTAGGCAAACGAGATTCAGACCCCCTTTTTGTAGGTAAACGAGATCCAGACCCCTTTTTTGTTGGTAAACGAGATTCAGATCCCTTTTTTGTTGGTAAACGAAATCCAGATCCCATGTTTGTAGGTAAAAGGGACGAAGATCCCATGTTTGTAGGCAAAAGGAGTGAATACCCTCTCTCCGTTGAGAATTCACTCCATCGGTTATTTGTAAACAAACGACGTACGGAGGAAAATCCCTTGTTAGCAAGTATACAAGTTCCATTATTTAGAAGAAAACAGAATTATCATGACCAAAAGCTAGAAACTCCTTTATTTGTAGGCAAACGAGATGATGATCCTCTTTTTGTAGGCAAACGAGATGATGACCCCTTATTTGTAGGAAAAAGAGGTTATATTAATCAGTTACCTACACATGATTATCTTGACCAGGACATATCAAACAAGCCAGGCGATCCCATATACGAtgataatgtaatatatacaggCAAACCATTCCATGGTGAGCCCTTATTTGGAGGAAAACAATATCCGGATCACACGTTTTTAAACAAACCAGATGATCCCATTATTATAAGCAAACGAGTTCATTATGATTCTGTATCGGCAGGCAAACGACAAAACGATCATCCCTTATTTCCCAGAAAGCGAAATTCAAGATCTGTATACACTAATATACATGAACCGGATCTAATATTTCGTTCTTTACGAAATAACGATACGTTTTTAACGGGAAAACAAAAGCCGGCGTCATTTCCCTCAGCTTTCGTTGCACCATTTTCCAGGGAGACTGTATTTGGTCGTAAAAGAGAGCAGGATCCAATGTTTGTCGGTAAACGTGAGGAAAATCCCATGTTTGTTGGAAAACGAGAGGATGATCCTGTGTTTGTCGGTAAACGAGAAGATCCTATGTTTGTCGGGAAACGGGGGAAAGAACCTATGTTTGTTGGTAAACGTGATGAAGATCCAATGTTTGttggtaaaagagagaaagagcctATGATTGTTGGTAAACGTGAAGATCCAATGTTTATCGGTAAACGGGGGAAAGAGCCTATGTTTGTCGGTAAAAGAAATCCTAGGTTTGTAGGTAAACGAGACGATCCAATGTTTGTGGGTAAACGAGAGAAGAACCCTATGTTTGTCAGGAAACGAGAAGATCCTATGTTTATCGGTAGACGAGAGGAGGATCCAGTGTTTGTCGGTAAACGAGAGGAAGATCCTGTATTCGTTGGCAAACGAGGGGTGGATCCTATGTTCGTGGGTAAACGAGGGGAAGATCCCATGTTTGTCGGTAAAAGAGAAAGTCATATGTTTGTTGGTAAACGAGAGAAAGAGCCTATGTTTGTTGGTAAACGAGAAGATCCGATGTTTGTCGGTAAAAGAAGAGATCCCATGTTTGTTGGTAAGAGAGAAGATCCGATGTTTGTCGGTAAAAGAGAAGATCCTATGTTTGTTGGTAAAAGAGAAGATCCTATGTTTGTCGGTAAAAGAGAAGATCCTAT GTTCATCGGTAAAAGAGAAGACCCCATGTTTGTCGGTAAAAGAGAAGAGCCTATGTTTGTTG GTAAAAGAGAAGATCCCATGTTTATAGGTAAAAGAGAAGATCCTATGTTTGTAGGTAAAAGAGAGGAACCTATGTTCATCGGTAAAAGAGAAGACCCCAT GTTTGTCGGTAAAAGAGAAGATCCTATGTTCATCGGTAAAAAAGAAGATCCCATGTTTGTCGGTAAAAGAGAGGATCCCATGTTTGTGGGTAAAAGAGAAGATCCCATGTTCATCGGTAAAAAAGAAGATCCTATGTTCGTTG GTAAAAGAGAAGATCCTATGTTCATCGGTAAAAGACAAGAACCTATGTTTGTCGGTAAAAGAGAAGATCCCATGTTTGTTGGTAAAAGAGAAGAGCCTATGTTTGTTGGTAAAAGAGAAGATCCCATGTTTGTTGGTAAAAGAGAAGATCCCATGTTTGTCGGTAAAAGAGAAGATCCTATGTTTGTAGGTAAAAGAGAGGATCCTATGTTCATCGGTAAAAGAGAAGACCCCATGTTTGTCG GTAAAAGAGAAGATCCCATGTTCATCGGTAAAAGAGAAGAGCCTATGTTTGTCGGTAAAAGAGAAGATCCCATGTTTGTTGGTAAAAGAGAAGATCCCATGTTCATCGGTAAAAGAGAAGATCCCATGTTTGTCGGTAAAAGAGAAGATCCCATGTTTATAGGTAAAAGAGAAGAGCCTATGTTTGTCGGTAAAAGAGAAAATCCTATGTTTGTTGGTAAAAGAGATGATCCCTTGTTTGACGGTAAAAGAGAAGATCCTATGTTTGTGGGTAAAAGAGAAAACCCTATGTTTGTTG GTAAACGAGAGAAAAATCCTTTGTTCGTTGGCAAACGTGAGCACATCACAGAATTACTCAGTAAAGGAGGGTTTAGTGGGACCCATTCTGGAAATAGACCTTACCAATATGTTATAGGTAAGTCAAAGTACAATCCTGGTCTTGTAAGAAAACGAAAATTGCGCCTTATGAATTTAGTTACACACAACAAAAATTCTCTAAAAGTCGATCATCAAGTATCTAAGGACAAACGGGAGTTAGAATCTGTAACTAGAAATAAACCTATttttagaagaaatgaagaatcTTCTGCAGATAAAATTTCGCGTTCGCGGTCAAATTTTTTACTTGGGATTAAGCGATATCCAGGGCCTTCTTTTGTAAGTAAAACAATTAAATATCCCCAGAGTCGATATACCTTGTTATCAGATAAACGAGATGAGGATCCCTTATTTGTTGGTAAACGAATTGTAGGTAGAAATTACTTAACTGCTAATCGTAAGTTTGCTGCTAAAAGGCGCCAAAAGTTTAAACGTACGGCAGCAAAACCTTCTAATACGATTTCTCTACATAAACGGAACTTCAGCCATACAATGTTAGTAAAACGGTATTTAGGAATTCAAGATCCATCGTCCCCAGTCATAGAGTTACCAAATGCCCATAATCCCTCAAATTCAGTTAAGCCCTCTAAGAAATTAtctaaaaaaaatcttcatatgccgttaaatgttttatatactttACCGATGAAAAGTGATAGCATTAATAATTTTAAAGACACAAATAGAACTGATTATGGAGAACAGAATTCACTAGGGTTGAGTAAAACCGATCTCACATCCAAAGTGATATCGCGAAGATCTTCGTCACAACCCTCTTCACATAAgttcaaagaaggaaaaattaACGCTGTACGTGTTAATAAAGGAAAAATCGAGAACCCGTACGAAAAACATGCTGACACATTGTCACATTCTGGTGATGCCATTGAGAATTCTCAAAGATTAATGAGTTCAACAGCGAAAGAAGACAATCATGGTGATAAAACTGATCTGAGAGACGTTGAAATTCCAGTGCGATGA